A genomic segment from Pectinophora gossypiella chromosome 3, ilPecGoss1.1, whole genome shotgun sequence encodes:
- the LOC126382016 gene encoding eukaryotic translation initiation factor 2A: MSTLPYISGLTNKNIFLVEPVEPYAEKTLRDEKTTNIRGIIYSPKGTYLAYRTDKKAEVVRCSDWSVTTTVEGNIKDMLFSPLDNYFMVWEMFAMTKDDPQGKPNLHILKSTNGEKVGSFVQKYQTGWEPKWTSDEKLCAMLVNGTIYIYEDCKFDRYVKNVQMEKLKAFSVSPSAAPNYYFSIFTLGKSGQPSFWRVYKYPSFEEGAAVVSRSSFQADKATFHWNRRGTNVFALTQTEVDKTGGSYYGKQSLSYGDVKGNAGNMTFSKEGPIHAIAWNPGNWNEWVAVYGHAPAKATIFNAKCDPLFEFGTGAWNAIYFPPEGNHVLLGGFGNIATGHIEVWDVRGYKKLGACSAPDTTLLQWDPRGETFLTATTYPRLTVGNGYKLWHYTGVLMHKRQCEEKEQLLAISWQPGQYPKSELSRTPPRGIQDAAPKPVGAYRPPGARNKPSTFTLHEHEKPHRPGETPNAAPSKQAIKQKEKREARKARKAEERERGDASPASPPAPAAARAAFVSTGDPEKDKKIKNLNKKLSDIDKLKAQKAAGKQLELNQLAKIDSEKTLLAELAQLKL, encoded by the exons ATGAGTACTCTTCCATATATTAGTG GTCTTACCAACAAGAACATATTTTTGGTGGAGCCTGTGGAACCATATGCTGAAAAAACACTACGAGATGAAAAGACTACAAACATCCGCGGCATTATATACAGTCCTAAGGGCACTTATCTTGCTTACAGAACAGATAAGAA aGCGGAGGTAGTACGATGTTCAGATTGGTCGGTGACAACAACTGTGGAGGGCAACATCAAAGACATGTTGTTCTCCCCATTGGACAACTACTTCATGGTATGGGAGATGTTCGCTATGACCAAGGATGACCCGCAAGGCAAACCCAATTTACACATACTGAAGTCAACCAATGGAGAGAAAGTTGGATCATTtgtacaaaaatatcaaactgGATG GGAACCAAAATGGACATCAGATGAGAAATTATGTGCCATGCTAGTGAATGGCACGATCTACATCTACGAGGATTGCAAGTTTGACAGATATGTGAAGAATGTGCAGATGGAGAAGCTGAAGGCATTCAGTGTATCCCCCAGTGCAGCTCCTAATTACTACTTCTCCATATTTACATTAG GCAAGTCGGGTCAGCCGTCGTTCTGGCGGGTGTACAAGTATCCTTCGTTCGAGGAGGGCGCGGCCGTGGTCAGCCGCTCCTCCTTCCAGGCCGACAAGGCCACCTTCCACTGGAACCGCCGCGGCACCAACGTCTTCGCGCTCACGCAGACTGAA GTAGACAAAACAGGCGGCTCATACTACGGCAAACAGTCTCTGTCATACGGCGACGTGAAGGGAAACGCGGGAAACATGACGTTCAGCAAGGAGGGCCCCATTCACGCGATCGCGTGGAACCCGGGCAATTGGAATGAGTGGGTAGCGGTGTATGGCCACGCGCCTGCCAAGGCGACGATATTCAACGCGAAGTGCGACCCgctatttgaatttggaaccgGCGCGTGGAACGCCATCTACTTCCCGCCAGAGGGGAATCAT GTGCTACTTGGCGGTTTCGGCAACATAGCGACTGGTCACATCGAGGTGTGGGATGTACGAGGGTACAAGAAGCTGGGCGCTTGCTCGGCCCCCGACACCACGCTGCTGCAGTGGGACCCTCGCGGCGAGACCTTCCTCACCGCTACCACGTACCCCAGGCTCACTGTTGGTAACGG CTACAAACTCTGGCACTACACGGGCGTACTGATGCACAAGCGCCAATGCGAGGAGAAGGAGCAATTGCTAGCGATCAGCTGGCAGCCGGGGCAGTACCCTAAGAGCGAGCTGTCTCGGACTCCGCCCCGAGGTATACAGGACGCGGCGCCGAAGCCTGTGGGCGCATACCGACCGCCCGGCGCTAGGAACAAACCCTCTACCTTCACACTACATGAGCATGAGAAGCCACATCGGCCCGGAGAAACGCCTAATG CGGCGCCGTCGAAGCAGGCAATAAAGCAGAAAGAGAAGCGCGAGGCCCGCAAGGCCCGCAAGGCGGAGGAGCGCGAGCGCGGGGACGCGTCCCCCGCCtcgccccccgcgcccgccgcggcgCGCGCCGCCTTCGTCTCCACCGGGGACCCGGAGAAGGATAAAAAGATTAAGAATCTTAATAAG AAACTAAGCGACATAGACAAGCTGAAGGCGCAGAAGGCGGCCGGTAAGCAGCTGGAACTGAACCAGCTAGCCAAGATTGACAGCGAGAAGACACTGCTCGCGGAACTCGCGCAGCTCAAGTTATGA
- the LOC126382204 gene encoding armadillo repeat-containing protein 7 — MFSNKSQLRKRTPENGTDRESFLSLLVDEYLNTTSFDAKCQVLANLANFAYDPINYGYIRNVGVLDIFLYVLKKETNLKLLHFACAGICNLCIDPLNSEYILTHAGLKPLLGLLKCEQTDTVCDTITALLYLYNQKTKSQITTPEVVQIMQEFTKSNDKRLVNLATVFLQDVCNSD, encoded by the exons ATGTTCAGCAATAAATCTCAACTGCGGAAACGGACCCCTGAAAATGGAACAGACAGAGAAAGTTTCCTGTCGCTTTTAGTGGATGAATACCTGAACACTACTTCTTTTG ATGCTAAATGCCAGGTTTTAGCTAATTTGGCTAATTTTGCATACGACCCAATAAACTACGGCTACATAAGGAATGTTGGTGTTCTGGACATATTCCTTTATGTCCTGAAAAAGGAGACAAATCTAAAGTTGTTGCATTTTGCCTGTGCTGGCATCTGCAATTTGTGTATAG ATCCTTTGAATTCGGAGTACATTTTGACTCATGCTGGATTGAAGCCGTTGCTGGGACTGCTCAAGTGTGAACAAACCGATACAGTGTGTGATACAATTACGGCACTACTTTACTTGTACAATCAAAAAACAAAATCGCAAATTACTACACCTGAAGTTGTACAAATAATGCAAGAATTCACTAAATCAAATGATAAGAGACTTGTCAATTTGGCTACTGTATTTTTGCAAGATGTATGTAACTCAGACTGA
- the LOC126381886 gene encoding follicle cell protein 3C-1, translated as MDAMRGLAWYVLVAACLLAGAEARRKLKREDTESLKTIEETDDEVEPCQCAVFMSQQVGLKGGRRGRPRGQPQGEPVVTYDHDEPSLPCGAIGLKHCINKCVDVILKYVPRAGPVICGAVERDVHRERAFLFVRNCERDWTPTNFSAGKEFCCTDGKHHKC; from the exons ATGGACGCGATGCGCGGACTGGCGTGGTATGTGTTGGTGGCGGCGTGTCTGCTGGCGGGGGCGGAGGCGCGCAGGAAGCTCAAGAGGGAAGACACCGAGAGCCTCAAGACAATCGAGGAGACTGACGAC GAGGTAGAACCGTGTCAATGCGCGGTGTTCATGTCGCAGCAGGTGGGCCTGAAGGGTGGGCGGCGAGGGCGCCCACGTGGGCAGCCGCAGGGCGAGCCCGTGGTCACATACGACCACGACGAGCCCAGCCTGCCATGTGGCGCCATTGGTCTCAAACACTGTATTAACAAGTGTGTAGACGTG ATCTTGAAGTACGTGCCGCGCGCGGGCCCGGTGATCTGCGGCGCAGTCGAGCGCGACGTGCATCGCGAGCGCGCGTTCCTTTTCGTGCGCAACTGCGAGAGAGACTGGACGCCCACTAACTTCTCTGCTGGCAAAGAGTTTTGCTGCACCGACGGGAAACACCACAAGTGCTAG